A window of the Etheostoma cragini isolate CJK2018 unplaced genomic scaffold, CSU_Ecrag_1.0 ScbMSFa_93, whole genome shotgun sequence genome harbors these coding sequences:
- the LOC117941547 gene encoding multimerin-2-like has protein sequence MKSQSPCPSGAPDCQLPMYKLSSRPLYRQKQQIISALLWRCCPGHGGHNCEDTASDTQLASDSLDLIGGSGSVETELPVPM, from the exons ATGAAGTCTCAGAGTCCGTGTCCGAGCGGGGCGCCCGACTGCCAGCTGCCCAT GTACAAGCTGTCCTCGCGGCCGCTGTACCGACAGAAGCAGCAGATCATCAGCGCTCTGCTGTGGCGCTGCTGTCCCGGACACGGGGGACACAACTGTGAGGACACGG CCTCCGACACACAGCTCGCCTCTGACAGCTTGGATCTGATTGGAGGATCTGGATCGGTGGAAACAGAGCTCCCTGTTCCAA TGTga